The following are encoded in a window of Castanea sativa cultivar Marrone di Chiusa Pesio chromosome 5, ASM4071231v1 genomic DNA:
- the LOC142636329 gene encoding uncharacterized protein LOC142636329 yields MSTQQRQHVNVRDLAEEAKKRVVVLIICVVGLSYLMSLTSSSVWVNLPAAASLIIGLRYLSLDFDMRRKAAAYNSKPSSNTASHKKPLEHPKIVEKSEWRRKVNSPVVEDAIDHFTRHLVSEWISDLWYSRLTPDKEGPEELVNIMNGALGEISGRMRNINLIDLLTRDLVNLICTHLELFRANQAKIERQNSGPLTIEQRDVHLRRILANEDKLHPALFSAEAEHKVLQHLMDGLIPLTFKPEDLQCLFFRYIGRELLASAVMRPVFNLASPKFINERIEVLVLKMTKANKGFSMTQGASQSKPEESSRIPSDHFSRFLDPTVTGVELVQLKTNQSRTAANTSVTDHVNGNLSKDPLLSVDARSTRSWNSLPFNSQTSEETGIQHQRSGGEWGDMLDLISRRKTQALAPEHFENMWAKGRNYRKKEGENRVIEQVPQNSSPGKSVKVDHSKAISKPKENTVTKNNHFESSTVHSECTDQLSAENSFRPTNRNVSNHSSFVSYEEDDEHLTHLEVDSGSSTSYTSEDEINNVTGLGSPGTKVWDGRSKRNQAISHIHHPLENFEGRTAKKTSKGHVNYRRLVKTPSGRKRSRSSSQKTPIWQEVERSSFLSGDGQDILNSAKEHANVEDSSEESEIENLGRIHSGAAASSSASFFSIPESHNSAVKSLQNSLAVNSFFKLRCEVLGANIVKSGSKQFAVYSVSVTDVNNNSWSIKRRFRHFEELHRRLKEFPEYDLHLPPKHFLSTGLDVPVIHERCKLLDKYLKNLMQLPTISGSIEVWDFLSVDSQTYLFSNSFSVIETLSVDLEDKPSGKAKRLPNFLGPVNDHLSLRREHLSTESKESAFQIKNNFVADGLRSNEKDSRTQNCTASLANLGNTARGRDGDSLEEASESHLDAATDPTLPTEWVPPNLSVPILDLVDVILQVHDGGWIRRKAFWVAKQILQLGMGDAFDDWLIEKIQLLRKGSVIASGIRRVEQILWPDGIFISKHPKRRPPPSTNPSQNSPHGQSPTGVASPKISYEQQQEAIRRAKFVYELMIDNAPATIVGLVGRKEYEQCAKDLYFFIQSSVCLKLLAFDLLELVVLSAFPELDYVFKQFEEEKHKFGEFKEN; encoded by the exons ATGAGCACGCAGCAGAGGCAACACGTGAATGTTCGTGACCTCGCCGAGGAAGCCAAGAAGCGAGTTGTGGTTCTTATCATATGCGTTGTCGGATTGTCCTACCTCATGTCgt TGACAAGCTCCTCAGTATGGGTCAACTTGCCTGCTGCTGCCTCCTTAATCATCGGCCTTCGTTATTTATCTTTAGATTTTGACATGCGGAGAAAAGCTGCAGCATACAACAGCAAACCATCCTCTAATACTGCTTCTCATAAGAAACCTCTTGAACATCctaaaattgttgaaaagtCTGAGTGGAGAAGGAAAGTGAATTCTCCTGTTGTTGAGGATGCAATAGATCACTTTACAAGACATCTAGTTTCTGAGTGGATTTCAGATCTCTGGTACTCTCGCTTGACACCTGATAAAGAAGGTCCAGAGGAACTGGTGAATATCATGAATGGTGCTCTTGGGGAAATTTCAGGGCGcatgagaaatataaatttaattgatcTTCTGACAAG GGATCTTGTTAATCTAATTTGCACCCACTTGGAGCTTTTTCGAGCCAATCAAGCAAAGATTGAAAGACAAAATTCAGGACCACTAACAATTGAGCAACGAGATGTGCATCTAAGACGTATCCTGGCTAACGAGGACAAACTGCACCCTGCTCTATTTTCAGCTGAAGCTGAGCACAAG GTTTTGCAGCATCTAATGGATGGTCTTATTCCTTTGACATTCAAGCCTGAAGATCTGCAGTGCCTTTTCTTTCGCTATATAGGCAGGGAACTTCTTGCTTCTGCAGTAATGCGACCTGTCTTCAACCTTGCTAGTCCAAA atttattaatgaaagaattgaagtctTAGtccttaaaatgaccaaagcTAATAAAGGGTTTTCCATGACACAAGGGGCATCTCAATCCAAACCAGAAGAGTCTTCAAGGATTCCATCTGATCATTTTTCTAGGTTCTTAGATCCTACTGTTACTGGTGTTGAACTTGTGCAGTTAAAAACCAATCAGTCTAGAACTGCTGCCAATACATCTGTAACAGATCATGTGAATGGAAATCTTTCCAAAGATCCACTGCTTTCTGTTGATGCTCGATCAACTCGTTCATGGAACTCATTGCCCTTCAACTCCCAAACTAGTGAAGAAACAGGCATTCAACACCAGCGCTCAGGAGGAGAATGGGGTGACATGTTAGATCTGATTTCTCGCAGAAAGACTCAAGCCCTTGCTCCAGAACATTTTGAGAACATGTGGGCAAAAGGGAGAAACTACAGAAAGAAGGAAGGTGAAAATCGGGTAATTGAGCAAGTACCACAGAATTCTTCACCTGGAAAGTCAGTTAAAGTGGATCATTCAAAGGCAATATCCAAGCCCaaagaaaacactgtaacaaagaATAATCACTTTGAGAGTAGTACTGTTCACTCTGAATGTACTGATCAACTTTCTGCTGAGAACTCATTCCGCCCTACAAATCGGAACGTATCAAATCACTCTTCATTTGTTTCatatgaagaagatgatgagcACCTCACACATTTGGAGGTTGACTCAGGGAGCAGCACTTCTTATACTTCTGAAGATGAAATTAACAATGTAACTGGCCTTGGTTCTCCAGGAACTAAAGTTTGGGATGGTAGAAGTAAAAGAAATCAGGCTATTTCTCACATTCATCATccacttgaaaattttgaaggcCGTACTGCAAAGAAGACCAGTAAAGGACATGTTAACTATCGAAGGTTAGTCAAAACCCCTTCTGGCCGTAAAAGATCTAGATCAAGCAGTCAGAAGACACCAATTTGGCAGGAGGTTGAGAGATCAAGCTTCTTGTCTGGTGACGGACAGGATATACTTAATTCTGCAAAAGAACATGCGAATGTTGAGGACTCCAGTGAGGAATCTGAGATTGAAAATTTGGGTAGAATTCACAGTGGAGCAGCTGCTTCTTCATCTGCATCCTTCTTTTCTATTCCAGAGAGTCATAATTCGGCTGTTAAATCCCTGCAAAATTCATTGGCGGTgaattcattttttaagttgAGATGTGAG GTATTGGGTGCAAATATTGTGAAGAGTGGCTCAAAACAATTTGCTGTTTATTCAGTATCTGTTACAGATGTAAATAACAATAGTTGGTCAATCAAAAGAAG GTTTCGTCACTTTGAGGAGCTACATCGGCGTCTAAAAGAGTTTCCAGAGTATGATCTTCATTTGCCACCGAAGCATTTTCTATCAACAGGTTTAGATGTACCTGTCATTCACGAACGGTGTAAATTGCTTGACAAATATTTAAAG AACCTTATGCAGCTTCCAACAATTTCTGGCTCAATTGAAGTTTGGGATTTTCTCAGTGTTGACTCTCAG ACTTATCTTTTTTCGAATTCCTTTTCCGTCATTGAAACTTTGTCAG TTGACCTTGAGGATAAGCCATCTGGAAAGGCTAAAAGGCTTCCAAATTTTCTTGGGCCTGTAAACGATCACTTATCTTTGAGGAGAGAACATTTGAGCACTGAAAGCAAGGAGTCTGCATTTCAAATTAAGAATAATTTTGTGGCTGATGGGTTAAGATCAAACGAAAAAG ATTCTAGGACGCAAAACTGTACAGCTTCCCTTGCGAACTTGGGGAACACTGCAAGGGGAAGAGATGGTGATAGTTTGGAAGAGGCATCTGAGTCGCATCTTGATGCTGCTACTGATCCTACCCTTCCTACAGAG TGGGTACCACCAAATTTGAGTGTCCCCATATTAGATTTGGTAGACGTCATCCTACAGGTTCACGATGGTGGATGGATCAg ACGGAAGGCTTTTTGGGTGGCCAAACAGATACTACAACTAGGAATGGGTGATGCCTTCGATGATTGGTTAATAGAGAAAATCCAGCTTCTGCGTAAGGGATCAGTGATTGCTTCAGGGATCAGGCGGGTTGAGCAG ataCTTTGGCCTGATGGAATATTTATAAGCAAGCATCCGAAGCGACGACCACCACCATCTACGAACCCATCACAGAATTCACCCCATGGCCAATCGCCTACAGGTGTAGCTTCACCTAAAATCAGTTATGAGCAACAGCAGGAGGCAATTCGGCGTGCAAAATTTGTATATGAGCTAATGATTG atAATGCACCAGCTACCATTGTAGGCCTCGTAGGCCGTAAAGAGTATGAACAATGTGCAAAAGATCTCTATTTCTTTATTCAG